One part of the Coffea eugenioides isolate CCC68of chromosome 10, Ceug_1.0, whole genome shotgun sequence genome encodes these proteins:
- the LOC113748715 gene encoding eukaryotic initiation factor 4A-3: protein MAASGSVVPANRTRRGPVLDAGDESLVFETTRGVEPIMTFDAMGIQDDLLRGIYQYGFEKPSAIQQRAVVPIISGRDVIAQAQSGTGKTSMIGLTVCQVVDTKSSEVQALILSPTRELAAQTEQVIQAIGEFINVQVHACIGGKSVGEDIRKLEHGVHVVSGTPGRVCDMIKRRTLRTRAIKLLILDESDEMLSRGFKDQIYDVYRYLPPELQVVLISATLPNEILEITSKFMTDPVRILVKRDELTLEGIKQFFVAVEKEDWKFDTLCDLYDTLTITQAVIFCNTKRKVDWLSAKMIENNFTVSSMHGDMPQKERDEIMKHFREGNTRVLITTDVWARGLDVQQVSLVINYDLPNNRELYIHRIGRSGRFGRKGVAINFVKSDDIKILRDIEQYYSTQIDEMPMNVADLI from the exons ATGGCTGCATCGGGTTCGGTGGTGCCGGCAAACAGGACCCGTCGAGGTCCGGTGCTTGACGCCGGCGATGAGTCGCTGGTGTTCGAGACGACCAGGGGTGTGGAGCCCATCATGACCTTCGACGCAATGGGCATACAAGATGACTTGTTGAGAGGGATTTATCAATACGGCTTCGAGAAACCCTCCGCTATTCAACAAAGAGCTGTGGTTCCAATTATATCTGGCCGTGATGTCATCGCTCAGGCTCAATCTGGAACTGGGAAAACCTCAATGATTGGCCTAACCGTCTGCCAAGTCGTTGACACCAAATCTTCTGA GGTGCAAGCCTTGATATTATCACCCACAAGGGAATTGGCAGCACAGACAGAGCAAGTGATACAAGCAATTGGTGAATTCATAAATGTACAGGTGCACGCATGTATTGGAGGCAAGAGTGTGGGAGAGGATATTAGGAAGCTAGAACATGGGGTTCATGTGGTGTCTGGGACGCCTGGCAGAGTTTGTGATATGATAAAAAGAAGAACACTCCGAACAAGGGCTATTAAGTTGTTGATTCTT GATGAATCAGATGAGATGTTGAGCCGTGGGTTTAAGGATCaaatttatgatgtttacagaTATCTTCCTCCAGAACTTCAG GTCGTATTGATTTCTGCTACCCTTCCGAATGAGATTTTGGAGATAACGAGTAAATTTATGACAGACCCTGTTCGGATCCTTGTGAAACGTGATGAATTGACTCTGGAG GGGATCAAGCAATTCTTTGTTGCTGTGGAAAAAGAAGACTGGAAATTTGATACCCTATGTGATCTTTATGATACCCTAACCATCACCCAGGCTGTTATTTTCTGCAATACAAAGAGGAAG GTTGATTGGCTAAGTGCAAAAATGATAGAGAATAATTTCACGGTCTCGTCTATGCATGGAGATATGCCTCAGAAGGAGCGAGACGAAATTATGAAACATTTCCGAGAGGGTAATACTCGTGTTCTTATCACAACTGATGTTTGGGCAAGGGGCCTTGACGTTCAACAG GTGTCCCTAGTGATTAATTATGACCTTCCCAACAATCGAGAACTTTACATCCATCGGATTGGTCGGTCTGGTCGTTTTGGGAGAAAG GGTGTTGCAATAAATTTCGTTAAGAGTGATGACATCAAGATTTTAAGAGATATTGAGCAGTACTACAGTACCCAAATTGATGAAATGCCAATGAATGTGGCCGATCTCATTTAA
- the LOC113748762 gene encoding receptor protein-tyrosine kinase CEPR1-like codes for MDHHYILCPLLLILHMFCCCQGTTAANQSQFFTLMRTSLSGNLLSNWDVSKDQNFCNYQGVGCNNQGYVEKIDISGWSLSGQFPEDVCSYLPELRILRLGHNNLHGSFPSSITNCSLLEELEMSSAYLTGSLPDLSPLNSMRSLDLSYNYFQGNFPVSFTNLTNLEMLNFNENDGFNFWQLPENISRLTKLQTVILTTCKLHGRIPASIGSMTSLTDLELSGNYLVGKLPSELGQLKNLKQLELYYNELEGEIPEEFGNLTALVDLDMSVNKFTKVPEALWRLPNLASLQLYNNSLTGEIPAFLGNSTTLTLLSLYENYLTEKVPENLGRFSPLVGVDLSENQLSGELPAYVCNGGKLLYFLFLDNKFSGEIPESYAKCNFLLRFRVNHNQLEGRIPEGLLGLPHVSIIDISNNHLNGSISKTIEGAKNLSELFMQNNRLSGILPVEISRVINLVKIDLSDNLLSGSLPPEIGNLKQLNLLLLQGNKFNSSIPESLSLLKSLNVLDLSSNLFTGNIPQSLSQLLPNSMNFSNNMLSGPIPPPFVEGSGLLESFSQNPGLCVPNHLNASRRGFPLCSPAYNRRKVKHIWVIGISVGIVIVGIVLFLKRWFHNDRAMMEHEDTLSSSFFSFDVKSFHRVSFDQREIIESMIDKNIVGYGGSGTVYKIELSNGEVVAVKKLWSRKAKDYVSDDQLVLDKELKTEVETLGSIRHKNIVKLYSYFSSLDCSLLVYEYMPNGNLWDALHGEKIILNWPPRYQIALGVAQGLAYLHHDLLPPIIHRDIKSTNILLDINYQPKVADFGIAKVLQARGGKDSTTTVIAGTYGYLAPEYAYSSKATTKCDVYSFGVVLMELITGKKPVEADLFGENKDIIYWVSTKVETKEGPLEVLDKKISGSFKDEMIKMLRVAIRCTCRNPALRPTMNEVVQLLIEADPCKFGSCKSLNKTKETFNITKPKNISDL; via the exons ATGGATCATCACTACATCCTTTGCCCTCTTCTATTGATACTTCACATGTTCTGCTGCTGTCAAGGAACCACAGCTGCTAACCAGTCTCAGTTCTTTACTCTGATGAGGACGTCTCTCTCGGGGAACCTTTTGTCTAATTGGGATGTCAGTAAAGACCAAAATTTTTGTAACTACCAAGGTGTTGGTTGCAATAACCAAGGGTATGTTGAGAAGATTGATATCTCTGGATGGTCACTCTCTGGCCAGTTCCCTGAAGATGTGTGCTCTTATCTGCCTGAGTTAAGGATTCTTCGTCTTGGCCACAACAATCTCCATGGTAGCTTTCCTAGCAGTATCACCAACTGCTCTCTCTTAGAAGAGCTGGAAATGAGCTCTGCCTATCTCACTGGGTCGTTGCCAGACTTGTCACCTTTGAATTCTATGAGGTCACTGGACTTGTCCTACAATTACTTCCAGGGCAACTTTCCTGTGTCATTTACAAATCTCACCAACCTCGAGATGCTGAACTTCAATGAGAATGACGGCTTCAACTTCTGGCAATTGCCCGAGAACATCTCCAGGCTGACAAAGCTCCAGACAGTGATCTTGACCACATGTAAATTACATGGCAGAATCCCAGCATCAATAGGCAGCATGACATCCCTCACTGATCTTGAGCTGAGTGGAAATTACTTGGTTGGCAAGCTCCCGTCGGAGCTGGGGCAGCTGAAGAATTTGAAACAGCTTGAGCTATACTACAATGAACTTGAGGGTGAAATACCTGAGGAGTTTGGTAATTTGACTGCACTTGTTGATTTAGACATGTCTGTCAACAAATTCACCAAGGTTCCAGAAGCTCTATGGCGCCTTCCCAACCTCGCATCCCTGCAGCTTTACAACAACAGTTTAACTGGAGAGATTCCTGCATTCCTCGGAAATTCAACCACTTTGACTTTGTTGTCCCTTTATGAGAATTATTTGACAGAGAAAGTTCCAGAAAATCTGGGAAGATTTTCTCCTCTGGTAGGGGTGGACCTGTCAGAAAATCAGCTGTCTGGAGAACTGCCAGCATATGTATGCAATGGAGGTAAACTGTTgtactttctttttcttgacaATAAGTTTTCTGGAGAAATCCCGGAAAGTTATGCAAAGTGTAACTTTCTTCTGCGCTTTCGAGTTAATCACAACCAATTGGAAGGCAGAATTCCTGAAGGGCTTCTAGGCCTTCCACATGTGTCAATCATTGATATTAGTAATAACCACTTGAATGGCTCAATTTCCAAAACAATTGAAGGTGCAAAAAATTTGTCAGAACTCTTCATGCAGAACAACAGACTTTCAGGTATTCTGCCTGTTGAGATCTCTCGAGTGATAAATCTTGTAAAGATTGATCTCAGCGACAATCTCCTGTCTGGTTCATTGCCTCCTGAAATTGGCAACCTTAAACAGCTCAATTTGTTGCTCCTTCAAGGGAACAAGTTTAATTCTTCCATCCCTGAGTCACTATCTTTACTAAAGTCACTTAATGTTCTCGATTTATCTAGCAATCTGTTTACAGGGAATATCCCACAAAGTCTGTCTCAACTCTTGCCAAATTCCATGAATTTCTCAAATAATATGCTCTCTGGTCCCATACCTCCCCCCTTTGTAGAGGGATCAGGTCTGCTGGAAAGTTTCTCACAAAACCCAGGCCTTTGTGTGCCCAACCATCTAAATGCATCCCGTAGAGGTTTTCCCCTTTGTTCACCAGCTTACAACAGAAGAAAGGTAAAGCATATTTGGGTGATTGGGATATCTGTAGGAATTGTCATAGTTGGAATTGTCCTGTTTCTAAAGCGATGGTTCCACAACGATAGGGCGATGATGGAGCATGAGGACACCTTgtcctcctcttttttttcatttgatgtGAAAAGTTTCCATCGTGTAAGTTTTGATCAACGTGAGATCATTGAATCCATGATTGATAAGAATATAGTTGGTTATGGAGGCTCTGGCACAGTGTATAAAATTGAGTTGAGCAATGGAGAAGTTGTCGCGGTAAAGAAGCTCTGGAGCAGAAAAGCTAAAGATTATGTTTCAGATGATCAACTGGTTTTAGACAAGGAGCTGAAAACTGAGGTGGAGACTCTAGGAAGCATAAGGCACAAGAATATTGTCAAGTTGTACAGCTACTTCTCCAGTTTGGATTGTAGCTTATTGGTCTATGAATACATGCCAAATGGTAACCTTTGGGATGCACTTCATGGAGAAAAGATCATTCTGAATTGGCCTCCTCGTTATCAGATTGCACTGGGAGTTGCACAGGGTTTGGCCTACTTACACCATGATCTTTTGCCCCCCATAATTCACAGAGACATCAAGTCTACCAATATCTTACTGGATATCAATTACCAACCAAAAGTTGCAGACTTTGGGATAGCAAAGGTTTTGCAGGCAAGAGGAGGGAAAGACTCCACAACCACAGTTATTGCAGGGACTTATGGTTACTTGGCCCCAG AATATGCATATTCTTCCAAGGCAACCACCAAGTGTGATGTCTACAGCTTTGGGGTTGTACTGATGGAACTAATAACCGGGAAGAAGCCAGTGGAGGCAGACTTATTTGGAGAGAACAAGGATATCATCTATTGGGTTTCAACCAAGGTGGAGACTAAAGAAGGACCCCTGGAAGTTTTAGACAAGAAAATTTCAGGTTCTTTCAAGGATGAAATGATTAAGATGCTGCGAGTTGCCATCCGTTGCACATGTAGGAATCCAGCTCTTCGCCCAACAATGAACGAAGTTGTTCAACTGCTGATTGAAGCTGACCCCTGCAAATTCGGTTCATGCAAGTCCCTCAACAAGACCAAGGAGACCTTCAACATCACCAAGCCAAAGAACATCTCTGACTTGTGA